In the genome of Chrysemys picta bellii isolate R12L10 chromosome 17, ASM1138683v2, whole genome shotgun sequence, one region contains:
- the LOC101944324 gene encoding paired box protein Pax-6-like encodes MGTGAFPGTGAFPAAPPAGSGAMLGRSEGPHPNSYGALPPLPSFSMANSLPMQAVQPVASQGTSSFSCMIPGGSSGRSYDPYGPAQLPAHMGTPSLGAGTSTSTGLLSPGVSVPVQVPGGDPELPQYWPRL; translated from the exons ATGGGCACCGGGGCCTTCCCTGGCACTGGGGCCTTCCCGGCCGCGCCCCCAGCCGGGTCAG GTGCCATGCTGGGGCGCAGTGAGGGCCCCCACCCCAACAGCTACggagccctccccccactgcccagcttcTCTATGGCCAACAGCCTCCCCATGCAG GCCGTCCAGCCGGTCGCCAGCCAGGGGACCTCGTCCTTCTCCTGCATGATCCCGGGCGGCTCCTCGGGCCGCAGCTACGACCCCTAcggcccggcccagctcccggcccacATGGGCACCCCCAGCTTGGGCGCCGGCACCAGCACCTCCACCG GTCTCCTCTCCCCCGGCGTGTCGGTCCCCGTGCAGGTCCCCGGCGGGGACCCGGAGCTCCCCCAGTATTGGCCCCGTCTGTAA